In a single window of the Limnochorda sp. L945t genome:
- the thiI gene encoding tRNA uracil 4-sulfurtransferase ThiI, with protein MPGPELSRVVLVRYGEVGLKGSNRAWFERTLAGNLRRALRHVGPCHVEDLHGRLLVRPEALATDAGLDAMSSAAARVFGVVGAVAAWETPLDIEAIREAARALVRAALASSQGGPLAFKVSARRSNRRFPMDSMEINRDVGADLLRLLGARLQVDVHRPALTVHVEVRDEAAYVYGNEQAGPGGLPIGVSGRALALVSGGIDSPVASWMAMKRGLYVDAVHFHAMPFTSEQARLKVLRLVSILAGWQGRMRVFVSRFTEVQKAIYANCPADLGVLLMRRMMVRIATRLAERHRYDALVTGENLGQVASQTVPSMAVVEAVSGRIVLRPLLAWDKSEIVDVARRIGTYETSIEPYEDCCTLFVARHPQTRPRFDRVEEAESKLDVDGLVDQALEQTEVVEASDAVGVHGGGLAGR; from the coding sequence GTGCCCGGGCCTGAGCTCTCCAGGGTCGTGCTCGTTCGCTACGGTGAGGTAGGGCTCAAGGGGAGCAACCGAGCCTGGTTCGAGCGCACCCTGGCCGGCAACCTCCGCCGAGCGCTCCGGCACGTGGGCCCCTGCCACGTCGAGGACCTTCACGGGCGGCTGCTCGTGCGGCCGGAGGCCTTGGCCACCGACGCCGGGCTCGACGCCATGAGCTCGGCGGCGGCTCGGGTCTTCGGCGTGGTCGGGGCCGTGGCCGCATGGGAGACGCCTCTCGACATCGAGGCGATCCGGGAAGCGGCCCGGGCGCTCGTCCGGGCCGCGCTTGCCTCCTCGCAGGGGGGCCCGCTTGCCTTCAAGGTCTCGGCACGGCGGTCCAACCGCCGGTTTCCGATGGATTCCATGGAGATCAACCGCGACGTCGGGGCCGACTTGCTGCGGCTGCTCGGGGCCCGGCTCCAGGTGGACGTTCATCGTCCCGCGCTCACCGTGCACGTGGAGGTCCGGGACGAAGCGGCGTACGTCTACGGCAACGAGCAGGCGGGGCCCGGCGGCTTGCCGATCGGGGTCAGCGGGCGAGCGCTCGCTCTCGTTTCCGGAGGGATCGACAGCCCGGTGGCCTCCTGGATGGCCATGAAGAGGGGCCTGTACGTGGACGCGGTCCACTTCCATGCCATGCCCTTCACCTCCGAGCAGGCGCGGCTCAAGGTGCTGCGGCTGGTCTCCATCCTCGCCGGTTGGCAGGGGCGCATGCGGGTCTTCGTGAGCCGCTTCACGGAGGTGCAGAAGGCGATCTACGCCAACTGCCCGGCCGACCTCGGCGTGCTGCTGATGCGGCGGATGATGGTGCGCATTGCCACCCGCCTGGCGGAACGACACCGCTACGACGCCCTGGTGACCGGGGAAAACCTCGGCCAGGTGGCGAGCCAGACGGTGCCGAGCATGGCCGTCGTCGAGGCGGTCTCCGGGCGAATCGTCCTGCGGCCCTTGCTCGCCTGGGACAAGTCGGAGATCGTGGACGTGGCGCGGCGCATCGGCACGTACGAGACATCCATCGAGCCTTACGAGGATTGCTGCACCCTCTTCGTGGCCCGCCACCCACAGACGAGACCCAGGTTCGACCGCGTCGAGGAAGCGGAGTCGAAGCTCGACGTGGACGGCCTGGTGGATCAGGCACTGGAGCAAACCGAAGTGGTGGAGGCGTCGGATGCCGTCGGAGTCCACGGAGGCGGCCTCGCCGGGCGCTGA
- a CDS encoding VanW family protein, producing MPSESTEAASPGAEGSLSQQLAVAQSLLDAGKVGEALLRLTALESAHARSAPLSNKMGVCLARMGRLEEAEARFREAAELDPSFAPAWSNLGNVYLERGRLQEAEDAYRRALQLDPSYAQAHRNLAAALKRMGRLDEAVRHLKEAVRLEQELARQSRPREATRWLLYAGLGVVILLYWLSRHGLKTVVGLLIGGGMLLASAGAPARAEAAAGPQPAETGRVWRFPEGISLAGVDVASLTVEEARASLQTFASSLLQQPVVLRAPGARWEVVPAQVGIEPDVELMLGKALSAALEGRRAVVGLELRRPNTREWAALVQSLVRELEVPPQPPRVYVRQDGEAEIVPGRSGRRIDREGLERALMGASAALKLRAVDVPLRAVPPAPSVEDLQALRRPRLLASYQTRFDPAAEERAANIAIAAAALDGMVLKPGATFSFNEAVGPRITERGYRTAPVILDGQLVPDVGGGVCQVSSTLYNAALLAGLEARRRAPHSIPVWYVPLARDATVAYGLIDLRLVNPTGDYLAVSARVGGGRLQVALWGPPDAQPLPWRLRTLVEQAIPAGLPPAAGQVEVTVQPNAARTGYVATLWRELPLYGPWAWRQQVNRSVYRPYPAAAAPASEEGKTEAPVNMDAHAPVPNS from the coding sequence ATGCCGTCGGAGTCCACGGAGGCGGCCTCGCCGGGCGCTGAGGGATCGCTTTCTCAGCAACTGGCAGTCGCGCAGTCCCTCCTCGATGCCGGCAAGGTCGGGGAGGCGCTCCTGCGCCTGACCGCACTCGAAAGCGCCCATGCCCGCTCGGCGCCCCTGTCCAACAAGATGGGAGTCTGCCTGGCCCGGATGGGCCGGCTGGAAGAGGCAGAGGCGCGCTTTCGGGAGGCCGCCGAGCTCGACCCATCCTTTGCGCCGGCCTGGAGCAACCTCGGTAACGTCTACCTGGAGCGAGGGAGGCTGCAGGAGGCAGAAGACGCCTACCGCCGCGCCCTGCAGCTCGACCCGTCCTACGCCCAGGCCCACCGTAACCTGGCAGCGGCCCTCAAGCGCATGGGTCGGCTCGACGAAGCGGTGCGTCACCTGAAGGAAGCCGTACGCCTGGAGCAAGAGCTGGCCAGGCAGAGCCGCCCGAGGGAGGCCACGCGGTGGCTCTTGTACGCGGGCCTGGGTGTCGTCATCCTCCTGTACTGGCTGTCGCGCCACGGCCTCAAGACGGTGGTCGGCCTCCTGATCGGCGGCGGGATGCTGCTCGCCTCCGCCGGCGCCCCGGCCCGAGCCGAGGCGGCGGCGGGGCCGCAGCCGGCCGAGACCGGGCGGGTGTGGCGCTTCCCTGAGGGTATCAGCCTCGCAGGCGTGGACGTGGCGAGCCTGACCGTGGAGGAGGCGCGCGCTTCCCTGCAGACGTTCGCCTCCTCTTTGCTCCAGCAACCCGTGGTGCTCCGGGCACCCGGCGCCCGGTGGGAGGTCGTGCCGGCCCAGGTGGGGATCGAGCCGGACGTCGAGCTCATGCTGGGCAAAGCTCTCTCGGCCGCGCTGGAGGGCCGCCGGGCCGTGGTGGGCCTGGAGCTACGGCGGCCGAACACCCGGGAATGGGCAGCGCTCGTCCAGAGCCTCGTACGGGAGCTCGAGGTACCCCCTCAACCTCCCCGGGTCTACGTGCGACAGGACGGCGAGGCGGAGATCGTCCCGGGGAGGTCCGGGCGCCGGATCGACAGGGAGGGCCTCGAGCGGGCGCTCATGGGAGCGTCGGCGGCGCTGAAGTTGAGGGCGGTGGACGTGCCGCTGCGGGCGGTCCCGCCTGCCCCGAGCGTCGAGGACCTGCAGGCGCTGCGGCGCCCGCGGCTGCTTGCGAGCTACCAGACCCGGTTCGACCCCGCCGCAGAAGAGCGGGCGGCCAACATCGCCATTGCCGCGGCCGCCCTGGACGGCATGGTGCTGAAGCCGGGCGCGACGTTTTCTTTCAACGAGGCGGTCGGGCCCCGCATCACCGAGCGAGGTTACCGGACGGCGCCGGTCATCCTGGACGGCCAGCTCGTGCCCGACGTGGGCGGGGGCGTGTGCCAGGTCTCCTCGACCCTGTACAACGCCGCGCTCTTGGCCGGGTTGGAAGCTCGCCGGCGCGCCCCGCACTCCATCCCTGTTTGGTACGTGCCGCTGGCGCGGGACGCGACGGTCGCCTACGGGTTGATCGACCTGCGGCTCGTCAACCCTACCGGCGACTACCTGGCCGTCTCGGCACGCGTGGGAGGCGGCCGGTTGCAGGTGGCCCTCTGGGGGCCGCCGGATGCGCAGCCGCTGCCCTGGCGGCTGCGTACGCTGGTCGAACAGGCGATCCCGGCGGGCTTGCCTCCTGCGGCCGGCCAGGTCGAGGTCACCGTGCAGCCGAACGCCGCCCGGACAGGCTACGTGGCCACCCTGTGGCGGGAGTTGCCCCTCTATGGCCCTTGGGCGTGGCGTCAGCAGGTCAACCGGTCGGTGTACCGGCCGTACCCCGCTGCCGCGGCGCCGGCCTCCGAGGAAGGAAAGACCGAGGCGCCGGTGAACATGGACGCGCATGCACCGGTTCCCAACTCCTGA